DNA sequence from the Bombus huntii isolate Logan2020A chromosome 7, iyBomHunt1.1, whole genome shotgun sequence genome:
ACCCTGATAAAAATCCTAATGAAGGAGAAAAAGTTCGTATTTTTAATGTAACAATGTGCtaaagattttaattaaatgttgtaaaaCAAAAGTTTGactattaaatttaattctcATGTTACAGTTCAAACAAATCTCACAAGCGTATGAAGTATTGTCGAATCCggaaaagaagagaatttATGATCAAGGCGGAGAACAAGCTTTAAAAGAGGGTGGGGGAGGAGGCAATGTGTTCTCTTCGCCAATGGATATCTTTGATATGTTCTTTGGTGGAGGTTTTGGTGGAAGGGGTCGTAGGAGAGAACGCAAGGGTCAAGATGTTATACATCACTTATCCGTTTCACTAGAAGAATTGTATAAAGGAACCGTACGCAAGTTAGCTTTACAGAAAAATGTCATTTGTGATAAGTGCGAAGGTACATATTATatagtaatatttattaaagatGTTTTGAACGTGTGAAATGAAATGTTGcacattaaaatatttttatcaggTATTGGTGGGAAGAAAGGTTCTGTGGAACAATGTACAACATGTCATGGTTCTGGTATGCAAGTTCAAATACAGCAACTAGGACCTGGAATGCTACAGCATCTGCAAAGCATATGTGTAGACTGTAAAGGTCAAGGAGACCGCATTAATCCACGTGATCGCTGCAAACAATGTGGCGGCAGAAAAACCATTAGAGATAGGAAGATTTTGGAAGTTCATGTTGACCCAGGTATGGTACATAACCAGAGGATTGTTTTCGCTGGAGAAGGTGATCAGGAACCAGATTACGAGCCAGGAGATATTATGATTGTTCTTGAAGAGAAAGAACACGAGATTTTCAAGttagtattttatataattgttaTGTTTAATATACACATCACATTTAACAGTATTGTATCGTATTTGGATTATAATgcttattaattatattattttaggCGTTCGCGTCACGATTTAATTATGAGGATGCAATTGGAGCTTGTAGAAGCTCTTTGTGGGTTTCAGAAAGTAATTCGTACTTTAGACGGGCGAGATTtagttataacttcatatccTGGATCTGTTGTAAAACATGGAGACCTAAAGTGCATTCTGAATGAGGGAATGCCGATTTACAAAGATCCTTTCACACACGGCAGGCTTATAATTCAATTTGTAGTGAATTTCCCGAAATCTACGGATCCGTCTGTCATTTCAACACTCGAACAATGTTTACCACCAAGAGAAGAGGTTATAATTCCAGAGGGAGCAGAAGATTGTTCTCTGATGGACTTGGATCCAGATCAAGAAGTGAAGCGAAGAGAACAACGACAAGCGTATGAGGAAGATGAAGGAGGTTCTTCCGGAGTTCAATGTGCCACGAATTAATTCAATTACATCAATCTCACAATAAATATGAtcattctttcattttaaactTTTGTCCCATTCGCTCGATTCTGAATCATATGTATTAACAGAAGGACGAAAAAATGCGGACACATAACAGTTTTTCAAGACAGATGACAAAAACCTGAGAAAAAT
Encoded proteins:
- the LOC126867406 gene encoding dnaJ homolog subfamily A member 1, with the translated sequence MVKETTFYDVLGVKPGCTQEDLKKAYRKLALKYHPDKNPNEGEKFKQISQAYEVLSNPEKKRIYDQGGEQALKEGGGGGNVFSSPMDIFDMFFGGGFGGRGRRRERKGQDVIHHLSVSLEELYKGTVRKLALQKNVICDKCEGIGGKKGSVEQCTTCHGSGMQVQIQQLGPGMLQHLQSICVDCKGQGDRINPRDRCKQCGGRKTIRDRKILEVHVDPGMVHNQRIVFAGEGDQEPDYEPGDIMIVLEEKEHEIFKRSRHDLIMRMQLELVEALCGFQKVIRTLDGRDLVITSYPGSVVKHGDLKCILNEGMPIYKDPFTHGRLIIQFVVNFPKSTDPSVISTLEQCLPPREEVIIPEGAEDCSLMDLDPDQEVKRREQRQAYEEDEGGSSGVQCATN